In Hahella sp. KA22, one genomic interval encodes:
- the mltB gene encoding lytic murein transglycosylase B: MQSWNDIPQRIKKSALAMLVFGALGAGAANAAEESVAYKTHSEAKKFIASMATKHGFDKAQLQQIFSGAEKKQDIIDAMKRPAEKVLEWKDYRRIFLTDQRIAGGKEFMKENKDALIRAEAEYGVPAQVITAIIGVETLYGRHKGRYRVIDALSTLAFDYPPRSKFFRSELEQYLLLGREQGFDVMSLTGSYAGAMGYGQFIPSSYRSYAVDFNDDKIADILTDKTDAIGSVANYLARHGWRQGEGVAMQVEMEKAPPASLLPKKQKPAQSVGKLKKAGVPVPESLDDKTRARLMALEAESGKEYWLGLQNFYVITRYNHSDLYAMAVFQLSEAIRNDDSSNTDGPADATGA; encoded by the coding sequence ATGCAATCCTGGAATGACATACCGCAAAGAATAAAAAAGTCTGCGCTGGCGATGCTTGTATTCGGCGCGTTGGGAGCAGGCGCGGCGAATGCGGCGGAAGAAAGCGTCGCGTATAAGACTCACTCCGAAGCCAAAAAGTTTATCGCCAGCATGGCGACGAAGCATGGCTTTGATAAGGCGCAGCTGCAGCAGATTTTCTCAGGCGCGGAGAAAAAGCAGGACATTATCGACGCTATGAAGCGGCCGGCGGAGAAAGTGCTGGAATGGAAGGATTATCGCCGGATATTTCTCACCGACCAGCGCATTGCCGGCGGTAAGGAGTTCATGAAGGAGAACAAGGATGCGTTGATCCGGGCGGAAGCGGAATATGGCGTCCCCGCGCAGGTCATCACGGCGATTATTGGCGTGGAAACTCTGTATGGTCGCCATAAGGGACGCTACCGGGTTATTGACGCTTTATCTACGCTGGCGTTTGATTATCCGCCGCGCAGCAAATTCTTCCGCAGTGAGCTGGAGCAATATCTGTTGCTCGGTCGGGAGCAAGGCTTCGATGTCATGAGCCTGACCGGCTCCTACGCGGGCGCAATGGGGTATGGGCAGTTTATACCTAGCAGTTACCGCAGCTATGCCGTTGATTTTAATGACGATAAGATTGCTGATATTCTGACTGACAAAACGGATGCGATTGGCAGCGTGGCCAACTATCTGGCGCGGCATGGCTGGCGTCAGGGGGAAGGCGTGGCGATGCAGGTCGAGATGGAGAAAGCGCCGCCTGCATCGTTATTGCCGAAGAAGCAGAAGCCGGCGCAAAGCGTCGGTAAATTGAAAAAGGCGGGAGTGCCCGTCCCTGAGTCATTGGATGATAAAACTCGCGCCAGACTGATGGCGCTGGAGGCGGAATCCGGCAAGGAATATTGGCTGGGACTACAGAATTTTTATGTGATAACCCGCTATAACCACAGCGATTTATACGCCATGGCGGTGTTCCAACTCAGTGAGGCGATACGAAACGATGATTCGAGCAATACGGACGGGCCAGCGGACGCGACTGGGGCTTAA
- a CDS encoding septal ring lytic transglycosylase RlpA family protein produces MIRAIRTGQRTRLGLNALALLMVLLAAGCSTTPSSRYHIQNDRGPDGDVDLSHLKEPTPRKEPRSRGGNKSPYSVWGKTYYVMNTSDGYAEEGVASWYGTKFHGYKTSNGETYNMYDYTAAHKSLPLPTYVRVTNLENGRSVIVRVNDRGPFHGGRLIDLSYAAAKKLGYDKKGTARVRVEVVTEATTPAQVAHAATSKPVVTSAPTPTPTNSGAAQGYFLQVGAFSTELGAIKVRNHISSLLDAPVFVSKPETDSIYRVRVGPFVKEEEAARFLDILQRAAYPETMLIKRSLNNPSI; encoded by the coding sequence ATGATTCGAGCAATACGGACGGGCCAGCGGACGCGACTGGGGCTTAACGCCCTGGCGTTGCTGATGGTCCTGTTGGCGGCGGGGTGCTCCACGACGCCTTCCTCCCGCTATCATATTCAGAACGACCGGGGACCGGACGGCGATGTGGACCTGAGCCACTTGAAAGAGCCGACTCCCCGTAAAGAGCCGCGTAGTCGAGGCGGTAACAAAAGCCCTTATTCTGTTTGGGGTAAAACCTATTACGTAATGAACACCAGCGACGGCTATGCGGAAGAAGGCGTGGCTTCCTGGTATGGGACAAAGTTTCACGGCTATAAGACGTCCAACGGCGAAACATACAACATGTATGACTACACCGCCGCCCATAAAAGCCTGCCTTTGCCTACCTATGTACGGGTGACCAATCTGGAAAATGGCCGCAGCGTGATCGTGCGAGTGAATGATCGGGGTCCGTTCCATGGCGGTAGATTGATTGATTTATCCTACGCGGCGGCGAAAAAGCTGGGTTATGACAAGAAAGGCACCGCCCGCGTAAGAGTGGAAGTGGTGACGGAAGCCACGACGCCCGCCCAGGTGGCGCATGCTGCGACTTCCAAGCCCGTTGTGACGTCTGCTCCGACGCCAACGCCAACTAATTCGGGTGCAGCTCAAGGATATTTTCTGCAGGTGGGAGCGTTTAGCACGGAACTGGGGGCGATCAAGGTGCGCAACCACATCAGCTCACTGCTGGATGCGCCAGTTTTTGTCAGCAAACCGGAAACAGATTCGATCTATCGGGTGAGAGTAGGGCCGTTCGTAAAAGAGGAAGAAGCCGCTCGTTTTCTGGATATTCTGCAGCGCGCGGCCTATCCGGAAACCATGCTGATCAAGCGGTCGCTGAATAATCCCAGCATTTGA
- a CDS encoding D-alanyl-D-alanine carboxypeptidase family protein: MSLPRMRVYIAFFLCWAVSAAWADQASLIPSAPQIAASSYILMDAESGAIIVENNSEERLPPASLTKMMTSYVLDYEVNQGNVNFNDEAPISVKAWKTGGSKMFVREGTSVRLGDLIKGIIIQSGNDASVAVAEFLAGSEDAFASMMNQHAQRLGMSNTNFENATGLPSENHYSSAHDLAKLAKAIINDFPKQYPIYSEKYFTYNNIRQPNRNLLLWRDKSVDGLKTGHTEEAGFCLVSSAVRDGMRLISVVMGTKSEEARARETLKLLNYGFRYFETHKLYSAGQKLVDSDIWAGSADTVPLGLSKEIVVTIPRGKKDALEATVDIDKTIKAPIEVGAELGKLTVKLNGELLLEKPVVALEAVEEAGFFKRIWHAIVLFFMGLFE; this comes from the coding sequence ATGTCATTACCAAGGATGCGAGTTTATATTGCATTTTTCCTGTGCTGGGCCGTCAGCGCAGCCTGGGCGGACCAAGCTTCCCTGATTCCTTCGGCTCCGCAAATCGCAGCCTCTTCGTATATCCTGATGGACGCTGAAAGCGGCGCCATTATCGTTGAGAACAATTCTGAAGAACGTCTTCCCCCCGCCAGCTTGACCAAGATGATGACGTCTTACGTGCTGGATTACGAAGTTAATCAGGGCAACGTCAATTTCAACGATGAAGCGCCGATCAGCGTAAAAGCCTGGAAGACCGGCGGTTCTAAAATGTTCGTGCGCGAGGGCACCAGCGTTCGTCTGGGTGATTTGATCAAGGGCATTATCATTCAGTCCGGCAACGACGCCAGCGTCGCCGTTGCGGAGTTTCTCGCCGGCAGTGAAGACGCGTTTGCTTCCATGATGAATCAGCACGCGCAGCGTCTGGGCATGAGCAACACCAATTTTGAAAACGCCACGGGGTTGCCTTCGGAGAATCATTACTCCTCCGCGCATGACTTGGCGAAATTAGCGAAAGCGATTATCAACGACTTTCCTAAGCAGTATCCGATATATTCTGAAAAATACTTTACTTACAACAATATCCGTCAGCCGAACCGCAACCTGTTGCTGTGGCGCGACAAGTCCGTGGACGGTCTGAAAACCGGTCATACGGAAGAAGCGGGATTCTGTCTGGTGTCTTCCGCCGTGCGTGACGGCATGCGTCTGATCAGTGTGGTGATGGGCACCAAGAGTGAAGAAGCCCGTGCTCGCGAGACGCTGAAGCTGCTGAACTATGGTTTCCGTTATTTTGAAACTCATAAGCTGTACTCCGCCGGGCAAAAACTGGTGGACAGCGACATTTGGGCCGGTTCCGCCGATACGGTTCCACTTGGCCTGAGCAAAGAAATTGTGGTGACTATTCCACGCGGCAAGAAAGACGCGCTGGAAGCCACTGTTGATATCGACAAGACGATTAAGGCTCCGATAGAAGTGGGCGCGGAGCTGGGCAAGCTAACTGTTAAGCTGAACGGCGAGTTGCTGCTGGAAAAACCGGTGGTGGCCCTGGAAGCGGTTGAAGAGGCTGGCTTCTTCAAGCGTATCTGGCATGCTATCGTGCTGTTCTTTATGGGATTATTTGAATAA
- a CDS encoding YbeD family protein codes for MTDSQKEAPKIEFPCDYPLKVIGVAGPDFQETVATIVRAHAPEFDASSIDVLDSRNGKYLSLRFSIQAQSEEHIRRLFLDLKAHSAVQMVL; via the coding sequence ATGACCGATAGCCAAAAAGAGGCTCCCAAAATTGAATTTCCCTGCGACTATCCGTTGAAAGTCATCGGTGTGGCGGGGCCTGATTTTCAGGAAACCGTGGCGACAATTGTACGCGCTCATGCGCCTGAGTTTGATGCGTCTTCGATTGACGTACTCGACAGTCGCAACGGTAAATATCTTTCCTTGCGTTTCAGTATTCAGGCCCAGAGCGAAGAGCATATTCGTCGTCTGTTTCTGGATCTGAAAGCACATAGCGCTGTGCAAATGGTGCTGTAA
- the lipB gene encoding lipoyl(octanoyl) transferase LipB has product METVTSTQTLIVRRFSLMPYEPVWRAMQDFTQQRDAETTDEVWLLQHEPVFTQGQAGDAEHVLFPGDIPVVQVDRGGQVTYHGPGQLMVYLLLDLRRLKMGARDLVTMIENTLVDTLAGYGIEAHARKDAPGVYVGDAKIASLGLRIRRGSSFHGLALNVDMDLEPFLRINPCGYQGLRMTQIKEFVPDVSWASVADAWLSQFVRVAGFQSVVEQRGLPGDE; this is encoded by the coding sequence ATGGAAACCGTGACGTCGACGCAGACGCTGATTGTGCGGCGTTTTAGTCTGATGCCTTATGAGCCGGTTTGGCGGGCGATGCAGGACTTTACTCAGCAGCGCGACGCTGAGACCACCGACGAAGTCTGGCTGTTGCAGCATGAACCTGTATTCACCCAGGGACAGGCTGGCGACGCCGAGCATGTATTGTTTCCCGGCGATATCCCGGTTGTGCAGGTGGATCGCGGCGGCCAGGTGACTTACCACGGTCCCGGCCAACTAATGGTGTATTTACTTTTGGATCTGCGGCGTCTCAAAATGGGCGCCCGAGATCTGGTGACAATGATCGAGAACACGCTGGTGGATACGTTGGCGGGTTATGGGATAGAAGCCCATGCTCGCAAAGATGCGCCCGGCGTGTATGTGGGAGACGCCAAAATAGCGTCCCTGGGGTTGAGAATTCGACGCGGCTCCTCTTTCCATGGTCTGGCCTTGAATGTGGATATGGATCTGGAGCCTTTTTTGCGCATTAATCCCTGCGGCTATCAGGGATTGCGAATGACGCAGATAAAAGAATTCGTACCGGATGTGAGCTGGGCATCAGTCGCCGATGCGTGGCTGAGCCAATTTGTCCGCGTAGCGGGCTTCCAATCAGTTGTAGAGCAGAGAGGGTTACCCGGAGATGAGTGA
- the lipA gene encoding lipoyl synthase produces MSETNVQGSLAETPKAAVKRVEQGVKLRGYDKVSRNPVKIIATDAVPRKPDWIRVRLSSSPSVEAIKQKLRKLNLHSVCEEASCPNLSECFSHGTATFMIMGDICTRRCPFCDVAHGRPNALDENEPTHLAQAIAEMNLKYVVITSVDRDDLRDGGAGHFAKCISESRKYSPNLKIEVLVPDFRGRMDVALDILRESPPDVFNHNLETVPRLYKQARPGADYAWSLLLLKRFKEAAPDVPTKSGLMLGIGEEIEEVKQVMRDLRAHNTDMLTLGQYLAPSKDHLPVVRFVHPDEFKELADYGYEIGFKQVASGPLVRSSYHADKQAAGEKIS; encoded by the coding sequence ATGAGTGAAACCAACGTACAAGGTTCTCTGGCTGAGACGCCGAAAGCGGCGGTCAAGCGGGTGGAGCAGGGCGTCAAACTGCGCGGTTACGATAAAGTATCCCGCAATCCCGTCAAGATTATCGCTACTGACGCTGTGCCCAGAAAACCGGACTGGATTCGGGTGCGGCTGTCCTCTTCCCCCAGTGTGGAAGCCATCAAGCAAAAGCTGCGCAAGCTGAATCTGCACTCTGTCTGCGAAGAAGCCTCCTGCCCTAACCTGAGCGAGTGCTTCAGCCATGGCACCGCTACTTTCATGATCATGGGCGACATCTGTACGCGCCGTTGTCCTTTCTGTGACGTGGCCCATGGCCGTCCCAACGCGCTGGACGAAAACGAGCCGACGCATCTGGCGCAAGCCATTGCTGAAATGAATCTCAAGTACGTGGTCATCACCTCTGTAGACCGTGACGATTTGCGTGACGGCGGCGCAGGGCACTTCGCCAAGTGCATCAGCGAATCCCGCAAATACAGCCCAAATCTGAAAATCGAAGTGCTGGTGCCTGACTTCCGTGGTCGCATGGACGTGGCGCTGGATATTCTGCGTGAGTCTCCGCCTGACGTTTTCAACCATAACCTGGAGACGGTGCCCCGTTTGTACAAGCAGGCGCGTCCTGGCGCTGATTACGCGTGGTCGTTGCTGTTGTTGAAACGTTTCAAAGAAGCGGCGCCGGATGTGCCGACCAAATCCGGCCTGATGCTGGGTATTGGCGAAGAAATCGAAGAAGTTAAGCAGGTCATGAGAGATCTGCGCGCGCACAATACTGATATGCTGACCTTGGGCCAGTACCTGGCGCCTTCCAAAGACCACTTGCCGGTCGTGCGTTTCGTGCATCCTGATGAGTTCAAGGAACTGGCGGATTACGGTTACGAAATCGGCTTTAAGCAAGTGGCGAGCGGCCCGTTGGTGAGATCTTCCTATCACGCGGACAAGCAGGCCGCTGGCGAGAAAATCTCCTGA